A stretch of the Sulfurimonas sp. HSL-1656 genome encodes the following:
- a CDS encoding MotA/TolQ/ExbB proton channel family protein, which produces MVIEEDLAALSQRFHRHTLCGMRLLWLMSLPLLLWLFAMAGFTGLVNFKVELHSVIMMGAIFLIWLFFAPHNAYYAACKLRRGFGSIQRALAAFINKNLLAVAGVEKADATLDDFLAESAGTMRNENFSSVAAGIFPTLGILGTFISIAISMPDFSAQTSEVLEQEISRLLGGVGTAFYVSIYGIFLSIWWIFFEKSGISRFERDVAELREVTRPFFWEKKEIEQTYYRKSLAHFEKLDTLYDTMASRDFVAEVNRTLEQRLHIFGQIIEREQQAAEALGKLMAQSGSLFERTMQEQTASAEALQRVGLGVERFAAQMREEDERMEQRRQSLSREYQHGVTVAETLGGEIARLSEALANLNAGNVKELYSGVLANIESMKQEIDRVGVQFDEHIRGFDAQFLEKLQRTLKLIDSETAQIVEQIARLNKSDGETR; this is translated from the coding sequence ATGGTCATCGAAGAGGATCTCGCGGCGCTGTCCCAGCGCTTTCATCGTCACACGCTCTGCGGCATGCGGCTGCTTTGGCTGATGTCGCTGCCGCTGCTGCTCTGGCTCTTCGCCATGGCGGGGTTTACGGGGCTTGTCAACTTCAAGGTTGAATTGCACAGCGTCATTATGATGGGCGCCATTTTCCTGATCTGGCTCTTTTTCGCCCCGCACAACGCCTACTACGCCGCGTGCAAACTCCGCCGCGGTTTCGGCAGCATCCAGCGGGCATTGGCCGCCTTCATCAACAAGAACCTCCTCGCCGTCGCCGGGGTTGAGAAGGCGGACGCGACCCTGGACGACTTCCTGGCCGAGTCGGCGGGGACGATGCGCAACGAGAACTTCTCCTCCGTGGCCGCCGGGATCTTCCCGACGCTGGGGATCCTGGGGACCTTTATCAGTATCGCTATTTCCATGCCGGACTTCTCGGCCCAGACCTCCGAAGTGCTCGAGCAGGAGATCTCGCGGCTGCTCGGCGGGGTGGGGACGGCCTTCTACGTCTCCATCTACGGTATCTTCCTCTCCATCTGGTGGATCTTTTTCGAAAAGAGCGGCATCAGCCGTTTCGAACGGGACGTGGCGGAACTCCGCGAAGTAACACGCCCCTTCTTCTGGGAGAAAAAGGAGATCGAGCAGACCTATTACCGCAAGAGCCTGGCCCATTTCGAGAAGCTTGATACCCTCTATGACACGATGGCTTCGCGCGATTTTGTGGCGGAGGTGAACCGTACCCTGGAGCAGCGCCTGCATATTTTCGGCCAGATCATCGAGCGGGAGCAGCAGGCGGCGGAAGCGCTCGGGAAGCTGATGGCGCAGAGCGGTTCGCTGTTCGAACGCACGATGCAGGAGCAGACCGCCTCGGCGGAGGCGCTGCAGCGCGTCGGCCTGGGCGTGGAGCGTTTCGCGGCGCAGATGCGCGAAGAAGATGAACGGATGGAGCAGCGCCGGCAGAGCCTCTCAAGGGAGTACCAGCACGGCGTCACCGTCGCGGAGACCCTGGGTGGGGAGATCGCGCGGCTCAGCGAGGCGCTGGCCAACCTCAACGCCGGCAATGTCAAAGAGCTTTACAGCGGGGTGCTTGCCAACATCGAATCGATGAAACAGGAGATCGACCGGGTCGGCGTGCAGTTCGACGAGCATATCCGGGGCTTTGACGCGCAGTTTCTCGAAAAACTGCAGCGCACCCTGAAGCTGATCGATTCGGAGACGGCCCAGATCGTCGAGCAGATCGCCCGGCTGAACAAAAGCGACGGGGAGACGCGTTAA
- a CDS encoding OmpA family protein produces the protein MRRRDNGGQEQNFWISYADLMAGLLFVFILLVGAIVVKTVLMRSDLFAIRADLQAQKTALGLSEKALSEKKKRLREIQALLAASREANAHLSMELALLQSEAEGLRISVDDMNATLHERTTALALTREEMEQLKALLLETETQRATLQSEAERLTSELETAEKQHTEDTNLIKLRDDEMAQLEKALLLKSRAYQKVVEDLNLTRIKIKNLTGIKVKVVQHLKEELGDSISIDPKSGSLRFASNVLFNQGEATLKPEAKQELSRVLGHYIDALLSDKQMRRYIDRIIIEGHTNSDGSYLFNLELSQQRALAVMTFLYTQYPKNRQLFRQYLSASGRSFTEPVLGADGKEDKQASRRIEINFRIKNEEAVRELMNYLNAQGDGGA, from the coding sequence ATGCGGCGGCGGGACAACGGGGGACAGGAGCAGAATTTCTGGATCTCCTATGCCGACCTGATGGCGGGGCTGCTCTTCGTCTTTATCCTGCTGGTGGGGGCGATTGTCGTCAAGACGGTATTGATGCGCTCGGATCTTTTTGCGATCCGCGCGGACCTGCAGGCGCAGAAAACGGCGCTCGGGCTGAGCGAGAAGGCGCTTTCCGAGAAGAAGAAACGGCTGCGGGAGATCCAGGCGCTGCTGGCAGCCTCCCGGGAGGCGAACGCCCACCTGAGCATGGAGCTGGCTTTGCTGCAGAGCGAAGCGGAGGGGCTGCGCATCTCCGTGGACGATATGAACGCGACCCTGCATGAGCGGACAACCGCCCTGGCGCTGACCCGGGAGGAGATGGAGCAGCTCAAAGCCCTGCTGCTGGAGACGGAGACGCAGCGCGCTACCCTGCAAAGCGAGGCGGAGCGGCTCACGTCGGAGCTGGAGACGGCCGAGAAACAGCACACCGAAGATACGAACCTGATCAAGCTGCGCGATGACGAGATGGCGCAGCTGGAGAAGGCGCTGCTGCTCAAAAGCCGTGCCTACCAGAAGGTGGTGGAGGATCTGAACCTCACCCGCATCAAGATCAAGAACCTTACGGGGATCAAGGTCAAGGTTGTACAGCATCTCAAAGAGGAGCTGGGCGACTCCATCAGCATCGATCCCAAGAGCGGTTCGCTGCGTTTTGCGTCGAACGTGCTTTTCAACCAGGGGGAGGCGACGCTCAAACCCGAAGCGAAGCAGGAGTTGAGCCGGGTGCTGGGGCACTACATCGATGCCCTGCTCAGCGACAAGCAGATGCGCCGCTATATCGACCGGATCATTATCGAGGGGCATACGAACTCCGACGGCAGCTACCTTTTCAACCTGGAGCTCTCCCAGCAGCGGGCCTTGGCGGTGATGACCTTCCTTTACACTCAGTACCCGAAGAACCGGCAGCTCTTCAGGCAGTACCTCAGTGCCAGCGGCCGCAGCTTCACCGAGCCGGTGCTGGGCGCGGACGGCAAAGAGGACAAGCAGGCGTCGCGCCGTATCGAGATCAATTTCCGGATCAAGAACGAGGAGGCGGTGCGGGAGCTGATGAACTACCTCAACGCACAGGGGGACGGCGGTGCGTAA